The following coding sequences are from one Vibrio syngnathi window:
- the tilS gene encoding tRNA lysidine(34) synthetase TilS: MTHLIETFTSAFQQSELEPRRLVVAFSGGVDSRVLLELAAQYAKSHHIECCAVHVHHGLSKNADLWAEQCQTWCDVSSVPLAIERVSLDINSGESVEKLARDARYDSLKKHLSFGDVLITGQHIDDQLETFLLALKRGSGPKGLSSMAQVMPFGEAIIVRPLLSVTRTGIEESARDMGLAWVEDESNQDLRFDRNFIRHQVTPTLTERWPSFRESVSRSAQLCAEQESLLDELLGSHLQQALGGSNSKSLKIEALSQHSDLLRARLLRMWLSHCNQPMPSQKQLKLIWVEVACAQADANPKLVLNEVEIRRFNNQLYLVQDTKDLSNWQSDISMEDSLVLPDGLGELHLTSAVSDGVSNHSEAQRFSLNKMSGTLRVTFNPEGLSAHPVGRGHSRKLKKLFQEYQVPSWLRRRTPILMDGDRVIAVLGLFVDKNYEGQDCEALWSK; this comes from the coding sequence ATGACTCACTTAATCGAAACTTTTACCTCTGCATTTCAACAAAGCGAGCTCGAACCTCGTCGGTTAGTCGTTGCTTTCAGTGGTGGTGTCGATTCACGAGTGTTGTTGGAATTGGCTGCGCAATACGCTAAATCCCATCACATTGAGTGCTGTGCGGTACACGTTCATCACGGTCTAAGTAAGAATGCTGATCTTTGGGCTGAGCAATGCCAAACATGGTGTGATGTGTCGTCGGTTCCTTTAGCCATCGAGCGAGTATCTCTAGATATTAACAGCGGAGAAAGCGTTGAAAAGCTGGCTCGAGATGCTCGTTATGATTCGCTTAAGAAGCACCTTAGTTTTGGTGATGTTCTAATTACAGGCCAACACATTGATGACCAACTTGAAACTTTTTTGTTGGCGTTAAAACGTGGCAGTGGCCCGAAAGGACTTTCTTCAATGGCTCAAGTGATGCCGTTTGGAGAAGCTATCATTGTTCGCCCTCTGCTGTCTGTGACTAGAACTGGTATTGAAGAGTCTGCGCGTGATATGGGCTTAGCTTGGGTGGAAGATGAGAGTAATCAGGATCTGCGCTTTGACCGAAATTTCATTCGTCATCAAGTCACTCCGACGTTGACAGAGCGTTGGCCTAGCTTTCGAGAGTCAGTTAGCCGAAGCGCTCAATTATGCGCAGAACAAGAGTCGCTACTCGACGAACTACTTGGGTCTCACTTACAGCAAGCTTTGGGGGGCAGTAACAGTAAGAGCCTAAAAATAGAAGCCTTATCTCAGCATTCTGATTTACTGCGCGCACGCTTGCTAAGAATGTGGTTGAGCCATTGCAATCAACCGATGCCGAGCCAAAAGCAGCTAAAACTTATATGGGTTGAGGTAGCCTGCGCTCAGGCAGATGCCAATCCTAAGTTGGTGTTGAATGAGGTTGAGATTAGGCGCTTTAATAATCAGCTCTATTTGGTACAAGACACCAAAGACTTGTCGAACTGGCAAAGTGATATCTCAATGGAAGATAGCTTAGTTCTGCCTGATGGTTTAGGGGAACTACACTTAACTTCAGCGGTGAGTGATGGTGTATCTAACCACAGTGAGGCGCAACGTTTTAGTCTCAACAAAATGAGCGGAACACTGCGAGTGACCTTTAACCCTGAGGGATTGTCGGCTCACCCGGTTGGTCGTGGTCATAGTCGAAAACTCAAAAAGCTTTTTCAGGAATACCAAGTACCCAGTTGGTTAAGACGTAGAACGCCGATATTAATGGATGGCGATCGAGTGATCGCTGTTCTAGGCTTATTCGTAGATAAAAACTACGAAGG